The bacterium genomic interval CAGCGTCAAAAAAGGTGAACATTGTAAAAGCCGGAGTGGAAACTATAAACAGATACGCTCCTACAATTGCAAGATAAAAAAACGACTGCCTGATAATATTCTTAAACGAAATATGAATTAAGGACGGTAAAGCTCGCATAAGACGAAATTATAACACATTTAAAAAATGGAAAAAACTTTTAATTACTAAGGAACGCAGAAAGTACTTCACATTGTGTGTCATTCCCGAATAGCCTGCCCCCGAATGCAGTAATCGGGGGTCTTTATCCCCAATAGAAACACTTGGGGACAAATCTGTTTATGACAAAGTATGTCATTCCCGAATAGCTTTTATCGGGAATCTATTCATGACGAAAGACTGGATTCCCCGTTCTGTCACTGCGAGGAGCCCCGCTGAAAGCGGGATAAATTCCGTGACGAAGCCCGCCTGCTTGCGAAGCGAGCAGGCAATCTCATTTATCCTATCATTCACGCCCTCTTTTTTTGTCATTCCCGCGAAAATTTACCCGCCTCTGGAGGACAGGAATACATTCTTATTATAGATTCTGCAAGAAAAATATGGGATGTGACCCTGATTTTACTGATTTTAATTTGAATGAACCCTGTAACGCAGAGTATCGGAATTTTGTTCCGATTAAAACTGACGTAAAAACTGTAAATTATTTTGATAAAAAAGCCGTATATCGCCGACGCCGTATTTCAGCATTGCTATCCTCTCAACACCCATACCAAACGCAAATCCGGTATATTTTTTGGGGTCGTAATTCACTTTCTTGAAAACGTTGGGATGAACCATGCCCGCGCCCAATACTTCCAACCAGCCGCTTCTTCCGCAGGTTGAGCAACCTTTACCCCCGCATATAATACACGAAATAGCCACTTCAGCCGATGGCTCGGTAAACGGGAAAAAAGAAGGAACAAAACGCATTTTTATTTCCTTGCCAAACATTTGGTGGATAAATTCTGATAAAACACCTTTCAAATCGGTAAAATGTATATCTGTATCGACAGCCAATCCTTCTACCTGATGAAACATCGGAGAATGTGAAGCGTCAGGATTATCTCTTCTATAACATACGCCCGGTGAAATTATCCTTATAGGTGGTTTCGTTTTCTCCATCACTCTTATTTGCACCGGCGAAGTCTGAGTGCGAAGTAAATATTTACCACCTGAAAGCTGGAAAGAATCCTGTTCATCTCTCGCAGGATGGTCAGGCGGGAAATTTAAAGCTTCAAAGTTATAATAATCAGTTTCTATTTCGGGCCCTGTAGCCACTTGAAATCCCAAAGGAGAAAAAATATCCACTATTTCTTGAATCGTTTTTGTTATGGGATGTTCTTTGCCAAGTGATAAAGGAAGACCCGGAAGAGTATGGTCAATAGAAACTTCTTTCCCTGTCTTCTGACCAAGATTATGCTTTATTTCCTCTAATCGAGCCTCAATGTCTTTGCGTAAAACATTTGCTTTCTGACCAACTAAAACACGTTCTTCCTGAATAAGTGTCCCCAAAGAACGAAGGACAGAGGTTAAACCACTTTTTCTTCCCAAAAATTTAACCCTTAACTCCTCTAATGTCTTGTTGTCTTTGATAGTTTCAATAGAGTCTAAAAATTCCTTCTTAATTTTTTCAAGTTCGTTTAGCATCTTTTATTTATATTTCTCTTATTTTTTGGTTTTGTTCCTTATCTTTAAACTATAAACCACAAACTATAAACTATCTTCGTAAAGTATAACATTCTAAATATCGGGGAAGCAAGAAGAAGACGAGACCATAGACCTTAGACATTGGACTGTAGAAAAACACCTGCCCGTTTCTTGCGGAAGCAAGAAAGACGGTTTTCTCACCCTACATTCTTTCCCCGTGAAATGCAAAGCATTTCCGGCCCCTAGAGATGCAGAGCATCTCAGGGTTTTAGTCCCTGAAAGGGAGAATAAAGTCCTTGAAATTCCATAGAATTTCTAAGGGCATAATGTAACAGGGGGACCATGGGTTATCGGTGTTTGTTAAAACATCAAAACAATAGCTGTTTGTCATTGTGAGGGCGTGGCAATCTCAAAAGTGACACTAGGAGATTGCTTCGTCGCTACGCTTCTCGCAATGACAGGGAAATTGCCAATTTCTTGGTGGGGAAACGAAGGTAAACTTAACTCGCCTTAGCAGGTTTTACTTCAATATGTTTCTTCGCTATCTCAACTAATGCAGAGAATGATTCTGGAGCGTTGACTGCCATTTCTGCCAGCATTTTTCTGTTTATTTCGACATTGGCTTTGGCTAAGCCGTCAATTAACTGTGAATAGGTTATGCCCTGGCTTCTTGTGGCGGCATTT includes:
- the pheS gene encoding phenylalanine--tRNA ligase subunit alpha, with the protein product MLNELEKIKKEFLDSIETIKDNKTLEELRVKFLGRKSGLTSVLRSLGTLIQEERVLVGQKANVLRKDIEARLEEIKHNLGQKTGKEVSIDHTLPGLPLSLGKEHPITKTIQEIVDIFSPLGFQVATGPEIETDYYNFEALNFPPDHPARDEQDSFQLSGGKYLLRTQTSPVQIRVMEKTKPPIRIISPGVCYRRDNPDASHSPMFHQVEGLAVDTDIHFTDLKGVLSEFIHQMFGKEIKMRFVPSFFPFTEPSAEVAISCIICGGKGCSTCGRSGWLEVLGAGMVHPNVFKKVNYDPKKYTGFAFGMGVERIAMLKYGVGDIRLFYQNNLQFLRQF